In one Prochlorococcus marinus XMU1404 genomic region, the following are encoded:
- a CDS encoding DsrE family protein — protein sequence MSIITDNTVLVHIYSGLESKNKITLGLLVALTAEKNDHKVTLFLAGDGVQILNCKKAGEIVGQGTGDLYEHLQNLKKSKITIYVSGMSAKSRGYDEKLLDGYTAEFVMPDVLVEESIKADSVLCY from the coding sequence ATGTCTATCATTACCGACAATACAGTGTTAGTACATATTTACAGCGGTTTAGAATCCAAAAATAAAATAACTTTAGGTTTATTGGTTGCCCTTACTGCAGAAAAAAACGATCATAAAGTAACACTTTTTCTAGCAGGAGACGGAGTACAAATATTAAATTGCAAAAAAGCTGGTGAAATAGTTGGTCAAGGTACTGGAGATTTATACGAACATCTTCAAAATTTAAAGAAATCAAAAATTACCATATATGTCTCAGGAATGTCTGCAAAATCTAGGGGTTACGATGAAAAGCTTCTAGATGGATACACTGCAGAGTTTGTTATGCCAGATGTTCTAGTTGAAGAATCAATTAAAGCGGATAGCGTACTTTGCTATTAA
- a CDS encoding DUF3804 family protein → MTDRETIESMLYELATPQKMGSFFVNNATADFLLIRPSGNPISAKGFEEMMSSGDVVQEKAEITKIHKFEFLSDDVAMCVFTLGAKFSYKGTPNDDLPTVTSIFKKINGIWKIHWMQRSTGDSDLSLWD, encoded by the coding sequence ATGACAGATAGAGAAACAATTGAATCGATGTTGTATGAGTTGGCAACACCGCAGAAAATGGGCTCATTTTTTGTAAATAATGCCACTGCAGATTTTTTACTTATCAGACCTAGCGGGAATCCAATAAGTGCAAAGGGATTCGAGGAAATGATGAGTTCTGGCGATGTTGTTCAGGAAAAAGCAGAAATTACAAAAATTCATAAGTTTGAATTTCTCTCTGACGATGTAGCAATGTGTGTTTTTACTCTTGGGGCAAAATTCTCTTACAAAGGAACTCCTAATGATGATTTACCAACCGTGACTTCTATCTTCAAAAAGATTAATGGGATTTGGAAAATTCATTGGATGCAAAGATCAACAGGAGATTCAGATCTGTCTCTGTGGGATTAG